Proteins encoded by one window of Lathyrus oleraceus cultivar Zhongwan6 chromosome 1, CAAS_Psat_ZW6_1.0, whole genome shotgun sequence:
- the LOC127115669 gene encoding uncharacterized protein LOC127115669, which produces MAGRNDAAMAAAMQAMAQAVQNLPNAGGDAGSRSLATFQRENPPVFKGKHDPDAALGWLKEMERIFRVMDCTPAQKVRYGTHMLAVEADDWWLETHERLTMAGEVITWDVFRREFMRKYYPEDVRGKKEIEFLELKQGNMSVTDYAAKFVELSKFYPHYTGAGAEFSKCIKFENGLRSEIKKAVGYQKIRIFTELVDSCRIFEEDNNAHYKIVSDRKGKQHQNRGKPYDAPAGKGKQRAAPAQRASGGGAPAGIVCFKCGQAGHK; this is translated from the coding sequence atggctggaaggaatgacgctgcaatggctgccgcaatgcaagcaatggcacaagctgtgcagaacttgccaaatgctggtggagatgctggatcacgtagcttggcgacttttcagagagagaatccgccggtgtttaaagggaagcatgatccagatgcagccttgggatggttgaaagagatggagagaatcttccgtgttatggattgcactccagctcagaaggttcggtatggtactcacatgctagcagtcgaagctgatgactggtggctagagactcacgagaggttgaccatggcaggtgaagtcattacttgggatgtattccgtagggaattcatgagaaagtattatccggaagatgtccgtggtaagaaggaaattgagttccttgagctgaagcaaggaaacatgtctgtcactgattatgctgcaaaatttgtggagttgtccaaattttatcctcattacactggtgctggtgctgaattttcaaagtgcatcaagtttgaaaacggactgcgctctgaaattaagaaggctgttgggtatcagaagatacgcatttttactgaattggttgatagctgcaggatatttgaagaagacaataatgctcattacaagattgtcagtgaccgcaagggcaagcaacatcaaaaccgtggcaagccgtatgatgctccagctggaaaagggaagcaaagagctgctccggctcagagagctagtgggggaggtgctcctgctggtatagtttgcttcaaatgtggtcaggctggtcataag